A window of the Zeugodacus cucurbitae isolate PBARC_wt_2022May chromosome 4, idZeuCucr1.2, whole genome shotgun sequence genome harbors these coding sequences:
- the LOC105211609 gene encoding LOW QUALITY PROTEIN: gustatory receptor 5a for trehalose-like (The sequence of the model RefSeq protein was modified relative to this genomic sequence to represent the inferred CDS: substituted 1 base at 1 genomic stop codon) codes for MNKPYLNYTFLKQIASYLKVKQITESQQNDGKRYSXLRRIKRQPQPRRKRLQIINGILPVIRNLSKRQTTIALDVNWERSKELYEQSRYPKVRGIRRGTRADFIHNGSFHEAVGPLLVIAQCFCLMPVRGILAVSPKGLSFRWKSFRTWYCILYTLVTIADTGLTLNMVVKGVLDVRNIEPLIFHGNILLASIGFLCLARKWPQLMRKWQRVERQMPPFQSWREREALSVRVHKVTFVLITLSLTEHLLSTISAIHFANYCPSRVDPIESYFMSVVSQIFFIFDHSTWLAWFGKILNVLMTFGWSYMDVFLMIIGIGLSSLFEQVQRSLERVRGQVMTESYWTRTRLQYRLICDLIVQVDSAVSAITMLSFANNLYFVCIQLLKSMNTMPSVAHFIYFYASLSFLLGRTLAVSLYLSEVNDRSRDPLKIIKQVPKEGYHPEVERLAHEIGMDTVALTGLKFFNITRGLVLTVAGTIVTYELVLIQFHEDQNLWNCN; via the exons TTGCGACGTATAAAAAGGCAACCACAGCCGCGCCGAAAGCGACTTCAAATAATTAACGGAATCTTACCTGTCATCCGTAACCTGTCAAAAAGGCAAACCACAATCGCTTTGGACGTGAACTGGGAGCGAAGCAAAGAGTTGTACGAACAAAGCAGATACCCGAAAGTGC GCGGCATCAGACGAGGCACACGTGCGGATTTCATACACAATGGCAGTTTTCATGAAGCCGTCGGGCCAT TGCTTGTGATTGCTCAGTGTTTCTGCCTGATGCCGGTGCGTGGCATACTCGCCGTCAGCCCCAAAGGTTTGTCCTTCCGCTGGAAGAGTTTTCGCACCTGGTACTGTATATTATATACGCTGGTGACTATTGCCGATACGGGCCTCACCCTTAACATGGTCGTAAAAGGTGTGCTGGATGTGCGAAATATCG AGCCATTAATATTTCATGGCAATATACTTTTGGCTTCAATTGGTTTTCTGTGCCTGGCCAGAAAGTGGCCGCAGTTGATGCGAAAATGGCAGCGGGTGGAGCGGCAGATGCCGCCTTTTCAGTCGTGGCGTGAACGCGAGGCTCTGTCGGTGCGTGTGCATAAGGTGACCTTCGTGCTCATCACACTGTCGTTGA CTGAGCATCTGTTGAGCACCATTTCGGCCATACATTTCGCCAATTATTGTCCCTCACGCGTGGACCCAATCGAATCGTATTTCATGTCCGTtgtttcacaaatttttttcattttcgatcATTCCACTTGGCTGGCTTGGTTCGGAAAGATATTGAATGTGCTCATGACTTTCGGTTGGAGTTACATGGATGTTTTTCTTATGATAATTGGTATAGGGCTGTCTTCTTTGTTCGAACAAGTGCAACGCAGTTTGGAGCGCGTTAGAGGACAG GTGATGACCGAATCTTATTGGACGCGTACCCGTTTACAATATCGCCTTATTTGTGATCTCATAGTACAAGTGGACTCCGCTGTATCCGCCATAACTATGCTATCGTTCGCTAACAATCTTTACTTCGTTTGCATACAGTTACTCAAGAGTATGAA CACAATGCCATCTGTAGcgcatttcatatatttctacGCGTCGCTCAGTTTTCTTTTGGGGCGCACCTTGGCCGTCTCACTGTATTTGTCTGAGGTTAACGATCGCTCTCGTGATCcgttaaaaatcataaaacaagTGCCGAAGGAGGGCTATCATCCTGAAGTCGAACGATTGGCTCACGAGATAGGCATGGATACGGTAGCATTGACcggattgaaattttttaacattacCCGTGGCTTGGTGTTGACG GTTGCCGGCACTATTGTTACCTACGAACTAGTGCTCATACAGTTTCATGAAGATCAGAATTTATggaattgtaattaa